AGTCTCCTTTAAGTTTTCTTGTTTTCAGATGTCGAAGCTTTTGACATGGATAATTTTCCCAGACAAGGGGTGCTCCATGAAAACCTTTCACCGGTTTTGTGAATGTTCACTAATCTTGTGTAAGCCCAGAGAGCCCTTAGGGTATAAGGGTCCCACGATGAACAAGTCTGATATTCTGAATTACAAAGACTATCGCGCTTTCCTAGCTGACTATAATAGCTGGCGCAATGAGACCCGCACAGGCTGGAGTCTTTCGACGTGGACTCGTCATTTGGGTCTTGCGTATCCTTCAGCATTATCGATGATCTTGAATAAAAAGCGCCACGTTGGAGATAAACTGCTTCAGACGTTCTGTGAGTATTTCGAATTTAATGAAAATGAAAAAGCGCATTTCACAAACCTGGTGAAATACGAAAAGTCCATCGAAAGCACCACCCTTAGAGTTATGGTGCTGAACTACCTTGATGGGGAAAAGAAAAACTCCCTAGCCCGCTATATCGTGCGTGAAGGCCTACGTATGCCCCGTTTTGAGGATACCGAGAGCCTAGCTGAGGTTTTAGCTCCGATCCTAGGAATCAAGCCCCAGGAGATTTTAAACCTAGAACCCGGGGTTCCTGAAAAGCCAGATCCAAAATCCATGCACCAAGAAGTTCTCGGGCTTTTAGATCGTTCCTTTGACCTTGTTCCTAAAGAGTCCCGCCAGTATTCAACAAACTTTATCCGCATGAAGCCAGAGCGACTGCAAGAGGCTATTACAAAGCTTAGAGCTTTCCAGCGTGAGTTCATCACGGAATTTGACGCTGAAGACGGTGAGTCCCTAGTGTGCTTCCAGAACGCGGTCTTTACGATGTTAAAGGAAGAATCAAAGCCAGAGCTTCCTTCGACTAAGTTAAATTAAAAAGTCTGTTTTATTGATCTGTCCATTTTATGGGGTCCAGATCCTGTCAGCAGGCTTTTTTATTGTCCTTTAAAGGATTCGCGGATTTTTTCTAATAACAATCCTAGTTTGTTTTTTCCGGTGCGATCCCCGCAGTCACCCCAGTAACAATCGTTGGTGGTGTGCTCATAGATTCTAGCGTTGCCGGTTGAAAGCAATAAAATCTTCAACTCTGGGTAGCGTGAGAATTTATCCCATACTGCCTTTTCCATGAATTCATCTTTTCGTTGATCCCAGTCGGCGCGCTTCGGAATGTTTTTATCGCGACCCCGTTGCGCGGCTTCATAAGGGGTTGGCGCTGACTTCACCCATTCAATAAGCTCAATAGTGTCGTATTTGTGGGCTTGATAGTAATGTTCGCTGGTTGACCACCATTGGTTATCAACAAACACAGGAAAAAGAGCAAAGTTAGAAAATTCCCCGTAAGCATCCTTGGTAGAATAAAAATCTAAAATATCACCTTGATAGGGAACCGCGGGAGTTTCAGGAAAGCGATCATAGTGAGGCGCCTTAGAGTGAGCACATGAAACAGAAAGCACAATGACAGCGATCAAGAGGAAATAACTTTTTAGAATTTTCATGGGAAAAGTTATTTCAAAGTCCGAAAAGAATCTCAAAGAAAATCCCCGATCCTGACGCAAAGGGTTTTAACTCAAAGCCTGTTTTGCCACTCGTGACATGTTTGAATATAATTTGCTGGAACACTCCTTACGAAAGATGGTTTATGCGCATTAGACAAGTCGGCTTTTCCCAACGTCTTAAAGCCCATCGCAAGCTTCTTACCTTAGAAACCTTAAAATTTATTTCTGAGTATCGTAAAGACGGGGACGCAAGAATGGCGGCTCTGCGTTCTGGAGTTCCTGAAAATTATGCGTCTAAACAGGGTGCATGGCTAAAAAAGCATCCCATCGTTTTAGCCTCCATGGAAGCTGAACTTGATGACCGTGAGCTTTTGAAATTACAAAAGCACTTAAACGAAATCGAAAAACACATGGAAGCCTGTAAAGAAATGCTGGGCCTTCAGGACTACTAGACTGCGCTAGCGCATAGATAGCCTTTTTTTGTGTTACAAGGCCTTTTGACCAAGCTTTGATATCGTTTTTAAAATCAATTCTCTATTTAGATCAATCGGTTGTCCGATCTTACGAATAAAAGGAGTTGATTATGAAAGCCTGTCTGCTGATTTTCTGTCTGCTTATTTCTTCACTCAGTGTTGCTGCAATCAAAGAGCAAACCCTGGATTATATGGATGGCAATACCACGCTTGAAGGTGTGCTGGTCTACGATGATGCCTGGAAAGGTCCTCGTCCCGTTGTAGTTATTATTCATCAGTTCATGGGGCTGACTGAATATGAAAAGATGCGCGCCCGCATGCTAGCTAACGAAGGCTATGTCGCCTTTGCTGCTGATATTTACGGAAAAGGCGTGCGCCCTAAAACCCCGGCAGAGGCTTTTCAACTTGTTGCTAAGCACATGGGTGATATCCCTCTGTACCGCAGTCGCGTGAAAGCAGCAGTGGATTTTGTCGCCACCCGTGGTGAAGTGATAGCGGCAAAAACCGTTGTCATGGGTTATTGTTTTGGTGGGGCCGGTGCCTTAGAGGCTGCTCGAGCGAACTTAGATAACGTTGTTGGTGCCGTTAGCTTCCACGGCGTGCTTTCAACTCCGAACCCACAGGACACACAAAATGTGAAAGCAAGTATTCTTGTCGCCCACGGAGCAATTGATCCCATCGTTCCGCGCACGCAAGTGGAAGGCTTTTTAGACGAAATGAATCGCGCCAATGCTGATTATAAATTCGTAGCGTATGCTAACGCCGTTCATTCCTTTACGCACCAAGAAGCCGGCGATGATCCTTCCGATGGCGTTGCTTATAACGAAATCGCCGACAAACGTTCATGGCGGGATTTCATGGATTTTCTAAATGAAGTGGCGCCTACTTCGGTGAAGTAATATGAAGCCTTAGCCGTTGGATGGTGTTATTTAATTTCATCATCGTATTTTGGGAAACTTTTTTACTACACATAATGTAGCGATTTTCGCCATAGGGACCGAATTCAGGGAAGTTATAGATGCGGAAACTGCCGGGATGAGCTTTGTCCTGGTATTCCGCTTCTTCTTTGGTAACCACAGCAATATCCGCTCGCCCATTTTTTACCATTTCGTATATACGACTGACTTCACCATCGATGGTTAATGTCTTTGGTGAATACTTCATCAAAAGTTCTTCAATTCTTGGCCCATAGGTGAAACGCGAAAATAAAATCAACAGCAGGTGCTTATTTCCAAATACAGTTTCAATATTCGAGCTTAGATTTAAGCGCGGGGAGCTGATTAGAACCCAAGGTCCATCCAAATAAATCGGCAAAGTGAACTGCGCAAACAGATCCCTCTCTTGCGACCTTTTAAATCCAAGCGAACAATCAGACCCCTGGTTTTCTTTTAGTATTCTCAACTGACGTCGCGCCGGGGTTTTCTTAAGTTTATAAGGAACATCCGCATCTTTGAAAATCTGCAAAACCAAATCAGCA
This is a stretch of genomic DNA from Bdellovibrio reynosensis. It encodes these proteins:
- a CDS encoding TIGR02147 family protein, translating into MNKSDILNYKDYRAFLADYNSWRNETRTGWSLSTWTRHLGLAYPSALSMILNKKRHVGDKLLQTFCEYFEFNENEKAHFTNLVKYEKSIESTTLRVMVLNYLDGEKKNSLARYIVREGLRMPRFEDTESLAEVLAPILGIKPQEILNLEPGVPEKPDPKSMHQEVLGLLDRSFDLVPKESRQYSTNFIRMKPERLQEAITKLRAFQREFITEFDAEDGESLVCFQNAVFTMLKEESKPELPSTKLN
- a CDS encoding NADAR family protein; this encodes MKILKSYFLLIAVIVLSVSCAHSKAPHYDRFPETPAVPYQGDILDFYSTKDAYGEFSNFALFPVFVDNQWWSTSEHYYQAHKYDTIELIEWVKSAPTPYEAAQRGRDKNIPKRADWDQRKDEFMEKAVWDKFSRYPELKILLLSTGNARIYEHTTNDCYWGDCGDRTGKNKLGLLLEKIRESFKGQ
- a CDS encoding dienelactone hydrolase family protein — its product is MKACLLIFCLLISSLSVAAIKEQTLDYMDGNTTLEGVLVYDDAWKGPRPVVVIIHQFMGLTEYEKMRARMLANEGYVAFAADIYGKGVRPKTPAEAFQLVAKHMGDIPLYRSRVKAAVDFVATRGEVIAAKTVVMGYCFGGAGALEAARANLDNVVGAVSFHGVLSTPNPQDTQNVKASILVAHGAIDPIVPRTQVEGFLDEMNRANADYKFVAYANAVHSFTHQEAGDDPSDGVAYNEIADKRSWRDFMDFLNEVAPTSVK
- a CDS encoding type 2 periplasmic-binding domain-containing protein; its protein translation is MNLFGTLWLILSSFLFSQNSFSKQNTEEITLHYYDRPPFMFEKNHMPTGLTADLVLQIFKDADVPYKLKKTPARRQLRILKENQGSDCSLGFKRSQERDLFAQFTLPIYLDGPWVLISSPRLNLSSNIETVFGNKHLLLILFSRFTYGPRIEELLMKYSPKTLTIDGEVSRIYEMVKNGRADIAVVTKEEAEYQDKAHPGSFRIYNFPEFGPYGENRYIMCSKKVSQNTMMKLNNTIQRLRLHITSPK